The window TCGGCAATGGCGCGGTCTACGTCGAGCGCATCGTCGAGGCACCGCGCCACATCGAGGTCCAGGTGGCGGCCGACGCCACCGGTAACGCGATCGCGCTGGGCGAGCGCGAATGCAGCCTGCAGCGGCGCCACCAGAAGCTGGTCGAGATCGCGCCCAGCCCGTCGCTCGATGCGCGCACGCGCGCCCGCGTGGCGCAGGCCGCGCTGACGCTGGCGCGCGCGGCGGCCTACCGCGGCATCGGCACCTTCGAGTTCCTGGTGGAGGCGCCGCGCCAGGGACGGCACGAGGCTGCGCTGTGGTTCATGGAGGCCAATCCACGCCTGCAGGTCGAGCACACCGTCACCGAGATGGTCACCGGCGTGGACCTGGTGCAGCTCCAGCTCGCCCTGGCTGGCGATGCCACCCTGGCGCGCCTCGGCCTGGCCACGGCGCCGGCGCCGCGCGGCGTGGCGGTGCAATTGCGCCTGAACGCCGAACAGGTCGACGGCAACGGACAGCTGCGTCCTGCCGCTGGCATGCTGAGCGCCTACGAGCCGCCCAGCGGCCCGGGCGTGCGCGTCGATGGCGCCGGCTTTGCCGGCATGGTGGTCAATCCGCGCTTCGACTCCCTGCTCGCCAAGCTGATCGTGCACGAGCCGGGCGGCGACTACGGCCGCGCGCTCGCCCTCGCCTACCGCGCCCTGTGCGAGTTCCGCATCGAGGGCATCGCCACCAACCGGCGCCTGCTGCAGGAACTGCTGCAGCAGGACGCGGTGCGGGCCAACGCCGTCCACACCCAGTACCTCGACGAGGCCCTGCCCGCGCTGGCCGCCAGGGCCGCGGCGGACGATCCGCATCCCGCCCTGCATGCCCGTGCCGCCGGCGGCATGTACGACACGGCGGCCGCCACCGCCGCCGAACCGCTGCCCGACCATGCCGTCGCCGTGGCCGCGCCGATGGACGGCGCCCTCGCCGCACTGCAGGTCGCCGTCGGCGAGCGCGTGCGGCGCGGGCAATCGCTCGCCGTGATCGAGGCCATGAAGATGGAGCACACGCTCGACGCACCGGCGTCGGGCACCGTGCTGCGCGTGCTCGCGGCGCCCGGCGGCACGGTCCGCGCCGGCGCCCCGGTGCTGTGGCTCGAAGCCGATGGCGACGATGAGACCGGGCACCAGTCGACGCAGCACGAAGCCGCGCCCGACCACATCCGCGCCGACCTGCGCGATGCCCTCGAGCGCATCGCCTTCGGCCTGGACGCGGCGCGGCCGGACGCCGTCGCCAAGCGTCACCGGCAAGGCGGGCGCACCGCGCGCGAGAACATCGAGCAGCTGTGCGACCCGGACTCCTTCATCGAATACGGCGCGCTGGCCATCGCGGCCCAGCGCCAGCGCCGCAGCGTCGACGACCTGGTGCGCGCCACGCCGGCGGACGGCATCGTCACCGGCATCGGCACCGTCAACGCCGGCGCCACCAGTGCAGCCGACACGCGCTGCATGGTACTGGCCTACGACTACACCGTGCTGGCCGGCACCCAGGGCTTCTACGGCCACAAGAAACTGGATCGCATGCTGGCGCTGGCGCGCCAGTGGCGCGTGCCGGTGGTGCTGTTCGCCGAAGGCGGCGGCGGCCGGCCCGGCGACACCGACATGCCGGTGGTGGCCGGCCTCGACTGCACCTCATTCATCCAGTTCGCGCGCTTGTCGGGCCAGGTGCCGCTGGTCGGCATCGTGCACGGGCGCTGCTTCGCCGGCAACGCCGCGCTGCTGGGCTGCGCCGACGTCATCATCGCCACGCGCAGCGCCACCATCGGCATGGGCGGTCCCGCCATGATCGAAGGCGGTGGCCTGGGCGTGTACGCACCCGAGGAAGTCGGCCCGGTCGGCGTGCAGGCGCCCAACGGCGTGATCGACGTGCTGGTCGAGGACGAGCAGCAGGCCGTGGAAGCCGCGCGCCGCTACCTGTCCTATTTCCAGGGCGACGCCACGCATTGGGAGGCCGGCGACGCGCGCCGGCTGCGCCATGTGATCCCGGAGAACCGGCTGCGCAGCTACGACATGCGCGCCGTGATCGAGGCGCTGGCCGACACCGGCTCGGTGCTCGAACTGCGCCCCGCCTTCGGCAGCGGCATCCTGACCGCGCTGATCCGCATCGAAGGGCGCGCCTTCGGCTGCATCGCCAACAACCCGCGCCACCTGGGCGGCGCCATCGACGCGGCCGCCGCCGACAAGGCCGCGCGCTTCATGCAGCTGTGCGACGCGCACGGGCTGCCGCTGCTGTCGCTGTGCGACACGCCGGGCTTCATGGTCGGTCCCGAGGCCGAGAAGACCGCCACCGTGCGCCACGTGTCGCGCCTGTTCGTCACCGCGGGCGCGCTGCGCGTGCCGTTCTTCACCGTGGTGCTGCGCAAGGGCTACGGGCTGGGCGCGCAGGCCATGGCCGGCGGCAGCTTCTCCGCGCCGTTCTTCACGGTGGCCTGGCCCAGCGGCGAGTTCGGCGCGATGGGCATCGAAGGCTCGATCCGGCTCGGCTTCCGCAAGGAGCTGGAAGCGGTGGCCGACCCCGATGAGCGCGAGGCACTCTTCGCGCGCATGGTCGATGCGGCCTACCAGCGCGGGCGGGCGCTGAACATGGCCAGCCATCTCGAGATCGACGCGGTGATCGATCCGGCCGACACGCGCCGCTGGCTGCTGCGCGGCCTGGCCTCGGTGCCGGCCGATGCGCTCGGCGCGCGCGCGCCCGAAGCGCGCCGCTTCATCGACACCTGGTAGGCGCGGTTGCCCTCGCCGGGCGCGCGCAACCGCCATGTGACGACAACGAGAAACAACAAGAGACACAACAAGAGAAAGAGGAGACAAGCCATGCGAAACGCAGCGATGCCGGGCCCCGGCGCGCACCACCGGCCAGGCGCGCTACGACGTCCGGCCGGCCTTGCCCGTGCCGCCAGGGCGGCTGCCCTGGCGCTGGTCGCCGCCGCCCCCCTGCCGGCGCTGGCCGACGATGCCGGCGGCGCGCCGATCAAGGTAGCCTTCATCGACCAGCTGTCGGGGCCGCTGGCCAATGTCGGCGAGCTGTTCCAGGCCAACCTGAAGTTCGCGCTCGACGACGCCAACGCCGGCGGCGGCGTGCTCGGCCGCAAGTACGAGCTGCTCAGCTACGACGACAAGCTCTCGGCCCAGGATGCCCTCACCGCCCTGCAGAGCGCGATCGACGCCGGCGCGCGCGCGGTGTTCACCGGCGGCTCCGGCTCCGCCGTGGTGAGCGCCCTGGTGGAGGCCGCCGGCAAGCACAACGAGCGCAATCCGGAGCACCGGATCCTGATCATCAACTATGCGTCGATCGACCCCG of the Cupriavidus malaysiensis genome contains:
- a CDS encoding acetyl-CoA carboxylase family protein, encoding MTTPKLLIANRGEIAIRIARAAAALDIPTVAIYSEDDRDALHVRKADQAVALPGSGPRAYLDIAQVVAAARAAGCTLVHPGYGFLSENADFAQACLDAGLGFVGPAPDVLRLFGDKARARALAREHDVPVVAGTTGPTTLDGARAFFATLQAESPGAGMMIKALAGGGGRGMRAVHDAAQIDEAYARCVSEATAAFGNGAVYVERIVEAPRHIEVQVAADATGNAIALGERECSLQRRHQKLVEIAPSPSLDARTRARVAQAALTLARAAAYRGIGTFEFLVEAPRQGRHEAALWFMEANPRLQVEHTVTEMVTGVDLVQLQLALAGDATLARLGLATAPAPRGVAVQLRLNAEQVDGNGQLRPAAGMLSAYEPPSGPGVRVDGAGFAGMVVNPRFDSLLAKLIVHEPGGDYGRALALAYRALCEFRIEGIATNRRLLQELLQQDAVRANAVHTQYLDEALPALAARAAADDPHPALHARAAGGMYDTAAATAAEPLPDHAVAVAAPMDGALAALQVAVGERVRRGQSLAVIEAMKMEHTLDAPASGTVLRVLAAPGGTVRAGAPVLWLEADGDDETGHQSTQHEAAPDHIRADLRDALERIAFGLDAARPDAVAKRHRQGGRTARENIEQLCDPDSFIEYGALAIAAQRQRRSVDDLVRATPADGIVTGIGTVNAGATSAADTRCMVLAYDYTVLAGTQGFYGHKKLDRMLALARQWRVPVVLFAEGGGGRPGDTDMPVVAGLDCTSFIQFARLSGQVPLVGIVHGRCFAGNAALLGCADVIIATRSATIGMGGPAMIEGGGLGVYAPEEVGPVGVQAPNGVIDVLVEDEQQAVEAARRYLSYFQGDATHWEAGDARRLRHVIPENRLRSYDMRAVIEALADTGSVLELRPAFGSGILTALIRIEGRAFGCIANNPRHLGGAIDAAAADKAARFMQLCDAHGLPLLSLCDTPGFMVGPEAEKTATVRHVSRLFVTAGALRVPFFTVVLRKGYGLGAQAMAGGSFSAPFFTVAWPSGEFGAMGIEGSIRLGFRKELEAVADPDEREALFARMVDAAYQRGRALNMASHLEIDAVIDPADTRRWLLRGLASVPADALGARAPEARRFIDTW